In Sphingobacterium sp. R2, the genomic stretch CATCCGCACCAATTGGAAATATTGAAAAGCACGCCAAAAATACATTTGACCTTTCAGTTGATTTCGAGTTGCTTCATCAATCCCACCATGATCAATTTTTTCGAGAAAGACATTGATCTCTTTCATTCGCGTCCACACATTATTCCCAATACTGGCACTCATGCGCTGACCAAAATATTTATTTGCATGATTGTTGATGTAGGAAATCACATTCCATTGCTTATTGAAATCGGTCTCCCCGGCTAATTCATCTGTGGTCTGTGTAAAAGTATTGTTATACCCTCCGTTATCTGAAGCATCCTGAGTCGCAACGAAAGATTGTGCATTATTAGCTGGCAAGAACAGACCATAAACATAATCCACGTAAGCTGTAGCCAAAATAGGATCCTGAAATAAATCCATCTCATCTACAGCTCCTAAATCTCTTTTTTCCTCTAGAAAATTATCTTTACAAGCTTGATTTGTCAATAACAGACAACAAAGCCCAATATTTAAAATTGTTAATTTTTTCATTGCTCAATTATAATGTCACATTAATACCAAAAGAATAAGTTCTCAAATTCGGATATACATCCCATCCACCACCATTACCATCTTTATAACTAAATGGATTATAAATTGTCAATGGATTCATAGCACTTAAATAGGCCCGTAAATTTGAAACTTTCAAGTATTTATTAACCTTATCTGGAAATCTATAGCCTATATTAAAGCTGCTCATCCGCATTTGAAAAGCCGGAACAGTCCAGAAACTCGAACGAACATTATACATATCTGACCAATTTGGGTTTGGCATATTTCCTGTTGGATTTAACACTGGATCGTAAACATTGCCCCAAAAGGCAGGCAAATTCGTGTAAACACGCGAAATATCATTATTCAATGGTTTACGTTCCGTAATTTCATTATAACCACCGAAAGAACCGGTTATAACTGCTTCAGCACTAATTCCTTTATAACCAGCCTTTAATGTCATCCCAACCGAGTAATGATTAGTATTGTTTTTGGCTAATTGAATTTGGTCGAATTCGTTGATAATACCATCCGGGCCAGCAAACGTACCATCAGCTTGAAGCGCCCCCCGAACGTCACGATAGTAGAGCATACCGGGCCTCAACTTGTCGGCCGTCTCATTGAACACTTGCGTGATATTGTATTGACTAACGTAGTTATCAATATCTTGTTGTGTTTTAAACATACCCAAATAATCATAACCCCAAGCACCGTTATCTGAAGAAGCATTTAGCTGTGGATTCCACGGGTACATCATATCAACCTCGTTATAATTCCACACAAGAATCTTATCATTTGTCCATGAAAGGCGCGCGCCAACTCCATAGCTAAATTCATTAATTTTATCTTGCCATCCCAAGTCAAACTCAAGACCATAAGTATTCTTTTTTGCAAAATTCTCAGCAGCGACAGAACCGCCAACTGAGATTGGGACATTACCTGTACGTTCGAGAAGCAAATTTCGTCCGAAATTATAGTAACCATCAATAGTAGCCGACAATCGGCTATTGAAGAAACGAGCATCGATACCGATATTGTTTTTATAATCATTCGCCCATGTGGCGTTCCGGTTAGCCGTTTTCTCCATCTTCATCCCTGTCGTTGCATCGCCATTTCCACCAAATACTCCCCCTTTTCCAATTTGATAGGTATATCGTTGTTTCCACCCCCAAGCGGCGGTCTGATCATTGCCCAATTTACCATGCGATAGGCGCAATTTTAAATAATCCACACCTTTTACATCAAAGAAATCTTCTTCACTGATCACCCATCCTACAGAGATGTTATAAAATTTTCCCCAGTAGTTTTCGGGAGCAAATTTGGTCGAGGCATCTGAACGGAATAATACCTCCGCAAGATATTTATCACTATAGCGATAATTCAATCGACCAAGGTAGCCCAGGGTTCCGGATTCATAAGCTGCTGTACGTCCTTCTACAGAACCAAAAGCAGTTCCAAATTGTCCATTCGTATTTTGTAATGGATCATTTTTCCAAACGTCTTCTTGAGACGATTTTGCTTCCGCTTTTTCTACCGAAAATAAGCCCGAGAAATTATGTTGTTTCCATTGTTTATCATACGTTGCTGTAAAGTTTGCTTGGTAATTACTTCCTGTTGCATTTGAAAAATAAATGCGATTACCGTTGCTAAAAGTAACAGCCTTTTCGCCAGATATATTTTCATCGTAAATATGTCCGTTTTCGCCGCTTCTTTGATCAAATGTGTACGTTTGGTACTTTGTACCAATTTGATCTCCACGTTCATTTTTTAAATTTTTAGCA encodes the following:
- a CDS encoding SusC/RagA family TonB-linked outer membrane protein is translated as MNQLIFPSKSSKRLAQLLAIGIMTGGIIPSYSYGVNLSEHNLNFFKNITGKVVDQNGKPLAGVTISIKGSKTATSTDADGTFRLNLPVGNEILVLNFVGYKRLEIPVGNQNVLNIRMEAESQELEEVVAVGYTTQKKAHLTGSVVAIKAEEIEDLPSTNVGATLVGRVAGLNVSGGTSRPGAKPSYIIRNPMGGGKDGGTSAPLFVIDGVIQVDGQNQPDQTLFNNLDASEIENISFLKDGAAAVYGVRGANGVVLVTTKKGKVGTPKISYNGSYAINDATYRTKVMDAYQFGNYFNIMNGENGANRDPKSPGFDKWFFSQDELDHFKNHSYNWLDDAWKVSYLTRHSLNISGGADKATYFANVAYNKQNGNLGTLDYDRWNFRAGSDIQVASNFKVGMQVSGNTGNQQKTFNKIGGENDDNDYRNLLLASPYVPAYVNGLPVRLPGTAGDLSAYHYFELQKLGNLTTTDSRQFSINLNAEYQAPWLKGLTLRGSYAKNLKNERGDQIGTKYQTYTFDQRSGENGHIYDENISGEKAVTFSNGNRIYFSNATGSNYQANFTATYDKQWKQHNFSGLFSVEKAEAKSSQEDVWKNDPLQNTNGQFGTAFGSVEGRTAAYESGTLGYLGRLNYRYSDKYLAEVLFRSDASTKFAPENYWGKFYNISVGWVISEEDFFDVKGVDYLKLRLSHGKLGNDQTAAWGWKQRYTYQIGKGGVFGGNGDATTGMKMEKTANRNATWANDYKNNIGIDARFFNSRLSATIDGYYNFGRNLLLERTGNVPISVGGSVAAENFAKKNTYGLEFDLGWQDKINEFSYGVGARLSWTNDKILVWNYNEVDMMYPWNPQLNASSDNGAWGYDYLGMFKTQQDIDNYVSQYNITQVFNETADKLRPGMLYYRDVRGALQADGTFAGPDGIINEFDQIQLAKNNTNHYSVGMTLKAGYKGISAEAVITGSFGGYNEITERKPLNNDISRVYTNLPAFWGNVYDPVLNPTGNMPNPNWSDMYNVRSSFWTVPAFQMRMSSFNIGYRFPDKVNKYLKVSNLRAYLSAMNPLTIYNPFSYKDGNGGGWDVYPNLRTYSFGINVTL